DNA from Asticcacaulis sp. ZE23SCel15:
CAAAAAAAATATTTAGTACTTTTTGGGATGCGCTTTAACACTCTGTGTCTTTGATACATCACATAAAATATTTTACAAATACTTTATGAGTATCAAATGGGGAAAAGGTTAATTTTTATGAATAAACCCTTAACCAGACACCGCTCTAAGCCATAAAGCTTACTTTGACGTGCCTTGCAGGCGATAGTTGAGGCGATAACGCACCCCGTCACCGATATGGCGCACGACGTTGCGCATCGGGTTTTCGACGACATGGTGGGCCAGCATGGCGATAGGGATAATGACCACAAATCCGCCCAGCCACCACATCAGCGGCAATGAGTCTTCACTGCCCAAAATCATGCCCGCGGCCTTGGTAAACACCCACTTCCACGGCACATAGACCATGTACATGGCAAAGCTGACATTACCGAGATAGACCAAAACACGGTTAGACATAAGGCCTTTACCGTCCGCCGTTGCCAACCCTCCGACCGACAGAATAAGCCCGCCCAGCGCCAGCACAACCAGCGCATCCGAGGTCATCAACGCGGTCGCCGTCAAAATCACTGCCAGAGACGCCGCAACCCCGCCAAGGGCTATGGTTTTGGATTCCACTGCTCCTGCCCGCCACGCCAGATAGACGGCACAGCCCAGCGCAAAGCACGGCACGATCCGCAAAGCGCCCCACATAAAGGTCGCACTGGTTAGCCGGAACCCGGCCAAGGCTTCAAACGCCCAGTAAAGAATAGTCAGAAACGCCGCAGCTAATACCGCCGCGACAACAGGCCTTGATCTCAGGGCCCAGGTCAAACTGGCAAAGACCGGAAACAGCAGATAGGCGAACCATTCCGCCGAAATCGACCATGACGGATGATTCCATGACGCTTCGGGGGCCAGCCCCCACGCATGGACCATGAAAATCTGCGCGGGCAGCGACGCCCACGACGCCACATGGCTGTCGAGCGTCAGCCCCTTGACCGCCGCCGCCATCACCAGCGCCAGCGTAAACAACAGGGTTGCGATATGCAGCGGATAGATGCGCGCCAGCCGGTTGACGATAAACTGCCCGTACTGAAACTTACCTGCCCCAAAGCTTTCCAGATAGACATGGCACAGGATAAAGCCCGACAGGATGAAGAACAGATCGACCCCCAGATAGCCGCGCGCAATGATCCACAACGGGGTGGCCCCTTGCAGCAGCGGCCAATAGCTGAACAGGATCACCCAGACGGCGGCAAAAAAACGCAGACTGGTCAGGGGCTTGAGATAATCGGACACGGCATTCTACCTTGGATGTCTATTCAATGCCCGTTTTACCGCAAAGCCATGAAAAAACCCTGAAGCCGTCTGGCTTCAGGGTTAAATCATCGGATTTTTCAGCAAAAACTACTTCTGCTTCCAGGCGCCGGAAGCGTCTTTGTAATACTCACCGGCCTTGAGTTTCGGCATAATGACGCTGGAGAAGGTCGCAGCCCCCGCGGCAGCCACCGGCACATTGTTCTTGGCGGCGGCTTCGGCATAGACCTTGGCGCGACCGGCATTGATTTCCTCAACAGCGGCCTTGGTGGCAGCATCACCGGATTTGACAAAACCCAGATAGCCGTCGGATTGCTCACCCACGACACCGGCGGCCTTGGCGGCATCGACGGTCGCCTTAGCGGCGGCCTGAGCGAATACCGGCGCAGGTGACGCCATATTGATCGCCACACCTGCGGCCATCATACCTGTGGCGGCCATCATCGCCGCCGTAACGGAAAACACTGTTTTTTTCATGATAGGTCTCACTTTGAAGGGCGCGAAATTAGAAGAGGTTCGGGTTTTGCTGGACCAGCGCCTTGGCGTCTTCGTCAAGGCTGATGCGGACATCGTGATCGAGCTTGGCATAGATCGAAATCGGGGCGACCTCGACCCGAACGGTCGGGACGCAGGCGGCAAACACCGGTGCGGTCAGCACCAGTAATGCGAGAGGCTTAAGGCCTTTGTGGGTCATGGCGAATACTCCGTTTCAAAGGCTCTCGGCCTTATCATGAATGTCTTATATGATTTGCAGTCTGAACCCAAGCTGAACAAAATCCCAGGCCTTACTTAAGTCCCGCCTTTTGCGCTTCAAACGCCATCAGGTCATCCAGCACCTGATCGAGGTTGAGCGTCATGTCGAGATTAAGATCAACGCCGGTATCGGACGGCAGGTTTATCGGCTTATCAAACAGTCGTCCGCGCAGCACGTCCACATAACTTACGCGCGCTTCCTGTTTTTTGGGCGGGTCATAGCGGCCCTTGATCTTGAAGTTAAAGCCCAGACGGCCGTTCTCAAGGCTGTTGATCGTCGCCGACATATCACTGTAGGCCATGTTTTCCAGCGCCTGATAGGCCATGCCTTCGACCACTTTTGAGGCATCAGCAGGCGACGGCGCCACTTCCTGCGGCGCATCGGTCGTCACGCCACCCGATGATGCCACGCCCTGCAGCGCGGCGCGCTGGATCGACAGACGCCCCGGCCCGTCGCCTTTTAGTTCGCCTTGCGCAAAGTGGACGCGGTTGCCGTTAATTTCAAACGGCATACGGCCGGTGACCGTGCCCTCAAACTTCATGTCGCGGCCCAGATCGGTGGCGGCGATAATTTTGCCGAAATCAAGCTCGCTGAAGGTCAGCGCACCCTTGATCGGCACATTTTCCGCCAGCGGCACATCCATGGGCTCAAGGCCAAACTGCCCGCCCGGCGACATGGCCGTTGCGGCCGCCAGCGACAGGTGATCGCCCAGGAACTGCACCGAGGTATTAATGTCGGTCAGCGGCACGGCGGTCGTCAGTGAGGCCACACTAATGATCTGGCCCGGCGGCGTCATCAGGGGCGACAGGCTGG
Protein-coding regions in this window:
- a CDS encoding acyltransferase; its protein translation is MSDYLKPLTSLRFFAAVWVILFSYWPLLQGATPLWIIARGYLGVDLFFILSGFILCHVYLESFGAGKFQYGQFIVNRLARIYPLHIATLLFTLALVMAAAVKGLTLDSHVASWASLPAQIFMVHAWGLAPEASWNHPSWSISAEWFAYLLFPVFASLTWALRSRPVVAAVLAAAFLTILYWAFEALAGFRLTSATFMWGALRIVPCFALGCAVYLAWRAGAVESKTIALGGVAASLAVILTATALMTSDALVVLALGGLILSVGGLATADGKGLMSNRVLVYLGNVSFAMYMVYVPWKWVFTKAAGMILGSEDSLPLMWWLGGFVVIIPIAMLAHHVVENPMRNVVRHIGDGVRYRLNYRLQGTSK
- a CDS encoding YdbL family protein, with the protein product MKKTVFSVTAAMMAATGMMAAGVAINMASPAPVFAQAAAKATVDAAKAAGVVGEQSDGYLGFVKSGDAATKAAVEEINAGRAKVYAEAAAKNNVPVAAAGAATFSSVIMPKLKAGEYYKDASGAWKQK
- a CDS encoding YnbE family lipoprotein; amino-acid sequence: MTHKGLKPLALLVLTAPVFAACVPTVRVEVAPISIYAKLDHDVRISLDEDAKALVQQNPNLF